A window of Hymenobacter siberiensis genomic DNA:
ACGCTGATATCAGCCGAAGTGAGCCGCAACCTGTTTGTAACGGCATAAGCAGGAATTCCATACAACCGGGGCACTCCGACTAAACCGAAAAATCCGTGGCTCAGACCATTTTCTCCGATACCATCGTGGCGCTGTCCACGCCGCCGGGCGCGGGTGCGCTGGCCGTTATCCGCCTGTCCGGGCCGGCGGCCGTGGCCATTACGGCGACCGTGTTTTCTAAAAAAAGCTTCGCCGAAGCAGCCGGCAATACTCTGCACTACGGCACCCTGCGCGACCCCAACGGCAGCGAAATCCTCGACGAAGTAGTGGTCGGGCTCTTCCGCGCCCCAAAGTCTTTCACCCGCGAAGATGTGGTCGAAATCAGCTGCCACGGCTCCGACTACGTGGTGCGCCAGGTGCTGGCCCTGCTCCTGCGCCACGGCGTCCGCCTGGCCGAAGCCGGCGAGTTCACGAAGCGCGCCTTCCTGAGCGGGGCCATGGACCTGGCCCAGGCCGAAGCCGTGGCCGACCTCATCGCCGCCGACTCCGCCTTGAGCCACAAAGTAGCGTTGAACCAGCTGCGCGGCGGCTTCTCGCAGGAGCTGCGCGAGCTACGGGCCCGCCTCATCAAATTCGCCGCGCTGCTGGAGCTGGAGCTCGACTTTGGCGAAGAAGACGTGGAATTTGCCGACCGCACCGGCCTGGCCGCGCTGCTGGCCGAAGTGCGCGGCGTGGTGCGGGGCCTGTTGCGCTCGTTTGAGTTGGGCAACGTCATCAAAAACGGCATTACCACCGTCATCGCCGGCCGGCCCAACGCCGGCAAATCCACCCTGCTCAACGCACTGCTGCGCGAGGAACGGGCAATTGTGTCGGCCATTCCCGGCACCACCCGCGACTTTATTGAGGATGAGGTGAGCATCGACGGCCTGCGTTTCCGCTTCGTGGACACGGCCGGTCTGCGCGACGATACGGCCGACGAAGTGGAAGCCATTGGCGTGGCCCGCACCCGGGAGCGCGTGCGCCAGGCCTCGCTGCTGCTCTATCTGTTCGATTTGGCGGAGCTAACCCCAGCAGCAGTGCGCGCCGAAATCCAGGAGCTCACCACCGGGCTGCAATTGCCCGTGCTGGCCGTGGGCAATAAAACCGACCTGGCGTCGGCCGAAGCCCTGGCGGCTTTCGAAACAGCGTTTCGGGCCAGCCCCGCCGACCACGCCCAACCCATTCCGCTGGTGCTGCTGGCCGCCGCGCAAAACCAGGGCCTCGAAGCCCTCCAAACGGCCCTATTGAAGCAGGTGCGCGGCTCGGCGCTCGAAAACAACGCTTCGGCTACCATCGTCACCAACGTGCGCCACGCCCGCGCCCTCGAAACCGCCGCCGCCCACCTCGCCGCCGTACAAACCGGCCTCGATACCGGCTTTGGCACCGAGCTGCTGGCCGCCGACCTGCGCCATGCCCTGGCGGCGCTGGGCGAAATCACCGGCGAAATTTCATCCGAAGACTTGCTCACGAGCATTTTCACCCAGTTCTGCATCGGTAAATAATTTTTTTTACTGCTTTTCCTCCAATACCCCGCCCGAAATCAATGCAAACGTTGCCAGGCGGCTTCTGCGCACTTTTTAGGGTCGTTTATCGAAACCTCACGGTCCTTTTAGTTGTAATGAATGTTCGTACTAAGCCGAGAAAGTTTCCCGGCTTAACCCATATGGCTTAGTTTCGCACTCTATTTCCCTCACACCCCTCCCGCCCATGGCAGAAACTGCTGAACTCATCCTCGACGGCAAGTCCATCACCTTGCCCGTTATCGAAGGCACCGAACACGAAAAGGCATTTGACATTGGCAAGCTGCGCGACCAGACCGGCTATGTCACCCTCGATTCGGGCTACAAAAACACCGGCGCCACCAAAAGCGCCATCACGTTCCTCGACGGTGAGGAAGGCATCCTCCGCTACCGCGGCTATCCCATTGAGCAGCTGGCCGAAAAGTCGAGCTTCCTGGAAGTAGCCTACCTGCTGATTTATGGTGCGCTGCCCACGGAGGCTGAGTTGGCGCACTTCAACGGCCAAATCACCAAGCACACGCTGGTACACGAGGACATGCGGAAGATTTTCGACGGTTTCCCGTCGGCTACGCACCCCATGGCCATCCTCTCGTCGCTCATCTGCGCCCTCACCGGCTTCTATCCGCAGAGCGTGTCGCCCGACCTCAGCCCCGAGGAGATGGAGCTCAACATCATTCGCCTGCTGGCGAAGATGCCGACCATCGCGGCCTGGACCTATAAGAACAACATGGGTCATCCGTTGAACTACCCGCGCAACGACATGGACTATTGCGCCAACTTCCTCTACATGATGTTCAGCTTCCCCACCGAGAAGTATGAAATCAACCCCGTCGTGGTGAGCGCCCTCAATAAGCTGCTCATCCTGCACGCCGACCACGAGCAGAACTGCTCCACCAGCACGGTGCGCCTCGTGGGCTCGGCCAACGCCAGCCTCTACGGCTCGGTTTCGGCCGGCATCAACGCCCTGTGGGGTCCGCTGCACGGCGGTGCCAACCAGGAAGTTGTGGAAATGCTGGAAGCCATCGAAAAAGACAGCGGCGACACCAGCAAGTTCATCAACAAAGCCAAGGACAAGAACGACCCGTTCCGCCTCATGGGTTTTGGCCACCGCGTGTACAAGAACTTCGACCCGCGTGCCAAAATCATCAAAGTAGCCGCCGACGAAGTATTGCAGGCCCTCGGCATGCAGGACAGCCCGCTGCTGAAAATCGCGCAGGAGCTGGAGCAGGCCGCCCTCACCGACGACTACTTCATCGAGCGCAAGCTGTACCCGAACGTAGACTTCTACTCCGGCATCATCTACAAAGCGCTGGGCATCCCCACCGAGATGTTCACCGTGATGTTTGCCCTGGGCCGCCTGCCCGGCTGGATTGCCCAGTGGAAAGAAATGCGCGAGAACAAAGAGCCCATCGGCCGTCCCCGCCAGATTTACACCGGCGAGCTGGAGCGCGACTACACGGCCATTGCCGCCCGCTAGTCCCGGCCAATCGGCTAAAAAACAAAAAGCCCGCTCTATGGAGCGGGCTTTTTCGTGTCCGGCCGGGAAGGTTGCCCTCCCCTATTTCAAGCGATGCGCGGTAAAGTTGGTGCGGAGGTTCTGGTAAGCCAGCAGCTGCTGGGGCTGCAGGATACCGGCCAGCTCGGTTTC
This region includes:
- the mnmE gene encoding tRNA uridine-5-carboxymethylaminomethyl(34) synthesis GTPase MnmE, which codes for MAQTIFSDTIVALSTPPGAGALAVIRLSGPAAVAITATVFSKKSFAEAAGNTLHYGTLRDPNGSEILDEVVVGLFRAPKSFTREDVVEISCHGSDYVVRQVLALLLRHGVRLAEAGEFTKRAFLSGAMDLAQAEAVADLIAADSALSHKVALNQLRGGFSQELRELRARLIKFAALLELELDFGEEDVEFADRTGLAALLAEVRGVVRGLLRSFELGNVIKNGITTVIAGRPNAGKSTLLNALLREERAIVSAIPGTTRDFIEDEVSIDGLRFRFVDTAGLRDDTADEVEAIGVARTRERVRQASLLLYLFDLAELTPAAVRAEIQELTTGLQLPVLAVGNKTDLASAEALAAFETAFRASPADHAQPIPLVLLAAAQNQGLEALQTALLKQVRGSALENNASATIVTNVRHARALETAAAHLAAVQTGLDTGFGTELLAADLRHALAALGEITGEISSEDLLTSIFTQFCIGK
- a CDS encoding citrate synthase, encoding MAETAELILDGKSITLPVIEGTEHEKAFDIGKLRDQTGYVTLDSGYKNTGATKSAITFLDGEEGILRYRGYPIEQLAEKSSFLEVAYLLIYGALPTEAELAHFNGQITKHTLVHEDMRKIFDGFPSATHPMAILSSLICALTGFYPQSVSPDLSPEEMELNIIRLLAKMPTIAAWTYKNNMGHPLNYPRNDMDYCANFLYMMFSFPTEKYEINPVVVSALNKLLILHADHEQNCSTSTVRLVGSANASLYGSVSAGINALWGPLHGGANQEVVEMLEAIEKDSGDTSKFINKAKDKNDPFRLMGFGHRVYKNFDPRAKIIKVAADEVLQALGMQDSPLLKIAQELEQAALTDDYFIERKLYPNVDFYSGIIYKALGIPTEMFTVMFALGRLPGWIAQWKEMRENKEPIGRPRQIYTGELERDYTAIAAR